The following proteins are encoded in a genomic region of Roseinatronobacter sp. S2:
- a CDS encoding Arc family DNA-binding protein, translating to MSDATTAALLLRLPETLKEWLRERASGNDRSMTAEVKAILKATQQSAPPAERGNNG from the coding sequence ATGTCCGACGCTACAACCGCTGCCCTGTTACTTCGGCTGCCCGAAACACTGAAAGAGTGGCTCCGTGAAAGGGCGAGCGGGAATGATCGATCGATGACTGCCGAAGTCAAAGCCATCCTGAAAGCCACACAGCAAAGCGCGCCACCGGCCGAGCGAGGCAACAATGGATAA
- a CDS encoding Arc family DNA-binding protein, translating into MAVRKREGQQLLLRFAEGSDLRDRLQEVAKANNRTMTQEILFRLEASLSEERATNPVTSESGLKFLAATKGQSIAKLDARLNELEQRVKALEGR; encoded by the coding sequence ATGGCTGTAAGAAAGCGGGAAGGGCAGCAGCTTCTGCTCCGATTTGCGGAGGGATCAGACCTGCGAGACAGGCTTCAGGAGGTCGCGAAGGCGAACAACCGAACGATGACCCAAGAAATTCTGTTTCGGTTGGAAGCTTCGTTGTCCGAAGAGCGCGCGACAAATCCCGTGACGTCAGAAAGTGGCCTCAAGTTTCTGGCGGCGACGAAAGGCCAGTCAATCGCCAAACTGGACGCGCGCCTGAATGAGCTTGAGCAGCGCGTCAAGGCCCTAGAGGGTCGGTAG
- a CDS encoding restriction endonuclease: protein MPTVWGVHMGGHVSDRPTEGGYVAIGWRELGDLRTIPADREAFKVALRESIRDVKEGAVPVYAGLLFRFVHEIQAGDIVVYPSKHDRMVNIGRFTGEASHVPDDPDEYPNRRVVEWLGHFPRTDFTQSALNEIGSFITLFRVRVHAAEFLAKVNLGPALNQIEARPETQEDAADDDTATEAVARQAEGTTSDFVIRRIMAGMTGHEFEHFVAHILECMGYTTRVTTKSGDGGVDVIAHMDALGFQPPIVKVQCKRRTEQTPRPDVDQLLGTLGEGEYGLYVNLGSYARGAVELERNRAKLRLIDGEQFVEMLLENYAMLAPRYRSLIPLKQIYVPDLSNP, encoded by the coding sequence ATGCCGACAGTCTGGGGCGTCCATATGGGCGGGCACGTTTCCGACCGACCGACCGAGGGCGGCTATGTTGCTATTGGCTGGCGGGAGCTCGGCGACCTGCGCACGATCCCTGCCGACCGCGAAGCCTTCAAGGTGGCGCTGCGTGAGTCAATCCGCGATGTGAAGGAAGGTGCGGTTCCGGTATATGCCGGGCTTCTATTCCGGTTCGTTCACGAGATTCAGGCGGGTGATATTGTGGTTTATCCGTCGAAGCATGATCGCATGGTAAATATCGGTCGCTTTACGGGCGAGGCTTCCCATGTGCCCGACGACCCCGACGAATACCCCAACCGACGTGTGGTCGAGTGGCTGGGCCATTTCCCTCGAACAGATTTCACCCAAAGCGCGCTTAACGAAATCGGTTCGTTCATCACGCTATTCAGGGTGCGGGTGCACGCCGCTGAGTTCCTGGCAAAGGTCAACCTCGGCCCCGCCCTGAACCAGATCGAGGCCAGACCCGAGACACAGGAAGACGCAGCCGACGACGACACGGCAACCGAGGCCGTGGCCAGACAGGCCGAGGGAACCACAAGCGATTTCGTTATCCGCAGAATCATGGCTGGGATGACCGGGCACGAGTTCGAGCACTTCGTGGCCCATATCCTCGAATGTATGGGCTACACGACCCGGGTGACGACGAAATCGGGTGACGGTGGCGTTGACGTGATCGCGCATATGGATGCGCTGGGGTTTCAGCCGCCTATCGTGAAGGTGCAATGCAAGCGCAGGACCGAACAGACGCCGCGCCCGGACGTTGACCAATTGCTCGGCACGCTGGGCGAAGGTGAGTATGGTCTATACGTCAACCTCGGCTCCTACGCACGCGGGGCAGTCGAGTTGGAGCGGAACCGTGCCAAGTTGCGCCTGATCGACGGGGAACAGTTTGTCGAGATGCTGCTAGAGAACTATGCCATGCTCGCGCCGAGGTATCGGTCGCTGATTCCGCTAAAGCAGATATACGTTCCCGACTTGTCTAATCCCTGA